The following DNA comes from Rhodothermales bacterium.
CCAAGGCCATGGAGCGCCGCGTCGCTTCGGCCGTTCGCGAAATCGAACAGATCATGCTCGCGAGCCCGATCGAGGAAATCGGCGAAATCCTGCGCCTGCACAAGGACGTCCGCCTGGTCCCGAACAACAACGCCTCGTTGATGGCCATCGCCGAAAGGATTCGGGACGCCGGCCAGCGCGCCAGCGCGCGCCTGGATGGAAGCACCCTCGCCGCGCTCGACCCCATCATCGCAGGCGGGACCGCCGAGCCATCGGATGTGCCAGTTCCCTCGGAGGAAACGGTCGCCGAGATCGTCCCCAATGCCGCCACGATTTCGGACCCCTCGGCCCCATCTCCGGACCCGGACCCGCCGACGGCTGCGCCCCCCGTCACGCCACCGCCGGCCTCACCGGTCGCCGCCATACGTGTTTCCGGCGAGCTGAGGAGTAAGCCGGCCTGGTTTCCCGCCGAGACCTTCGAGGTGACGATCCCCGGCTGCAATTGCCACGGCGGGGCGGAAGACTGGTTGTTTGACGATGCGCACAGCCGCAGCTCCGAACCCGTGGCGAACGGCTCGTCGAAAGCACTCCAGATTGCCCGGGTGTACGGGTTGACGCCGGCTCAGATGAAACAGGGCGACCAGATCTGTATGCAGTGCCACGGCACCATTGAGTCTGGCATCGGCAGCGCGGCCGTGTTTGAAAGCGTGGGGTGTGAAAGCTGCCATGGCCCGAGTTCGGGCTACTTCACGCCCCACAAGCGGGGGCAAGGATTCCAGAAAGGACTAGTCGATCTGCGCGACGTGGAAGTTCGCGCTGCAAACTGCGCCCGCTGTCATCACATTACCGACGAGCGACTGCTGGCATCCGGGCATTCGTCCGGCAGTGGGTACGACATCCGCGAGGGCAACGCCGCGATAAAACACTGGCCGGATCCTGAACTCGAGCGGCCGGCGCAACCCGATATCGACGAAAACGCGCTCAGTGCCGCGTTTGACCGGATCAAGCAGCAACGCCCGGTCCCCTCCGTGGATGTGGTGCGTGCTCCCGATCCGCCGCCGACAGCGGCCCGGCCACCCGCCGCCCCGGCCCGAGCGATCG
Coding sequences within:
- a CDS encoding multiheme c-type cytochrome, which codes for MNVRWMPATMVAWMRTYAGLILPGAVILGLAMAYPALRALALVPAQEADSPYLRTDPEKIVLSTTDDRVPCGECHSLEYDTWKSTPHASGFDTMHRSEQAQGILERMDFRLSKRESLCLTCHYTAEVRDGEARAIAGVSCESCHGAARDWLDQHNDYGGATHDTESDAHQAQRVQASIAGGMLRPSDDIYAVAANCFECHTVPSEKLINVGRHPSGSKLELTEWSGKISHNFLQAQWSNDESNRPRTPERTRLLYVVGRMLDYEYSIRAAAVSTEAGSYAKAMERRVASAVREIEQIMLASPIEEIGEILRLHKDVRLVPNNNASLMAIAERIRDAGQRASARLDGSTLAALDPIIAGGTAEPSDVPVPSEETVAEIVPNAATISDPSAPSPDPDPPTAAPPVTPPPASPVAAIRVSGELRSKPAWFPAETFEVTIPGCNCHGGAEDWLFDDAHSRSSEPVANGSSKALQIARVYGLTPAQMKQGDQICMQCHGTIESGIGSAAVFESVGCESCHGPSSGYFTPHKRGQGFQKGLVDLRDVEVRAANCARCHHITDERLLASGHSSGSGYDIREGNAAIKHWPDPELERPAQPDIDENALSAAFDRIKQQRPVPSVDVVRAPDPPPTAARPPAAPARAIEASTTAGDPVVSAPPVPPRPRPVARGLPAAPATSPDIQLPPLPAVADSVAAEEVLRIVKQRLEAVYKALGRNE